The DNA sequence GCTTGCATTCGTTATGGCCAGTTATATCCAGGAAGCTCTCGATGACTGTTGGATTATTGCAGATCAAGGCGCTTTTTTCTTAAAAGATTCCGAATGTATTTTTCCAGACCTGATGTCTGCATTGACAAAATACTTCAAGAAGTGAACGCCCGCTTCCCCGGCCAGTGGTTCCAGTTGGAAGCCGGCTGGCACAGGCATTACGATCCCACAATCGGCCGCTACACCCAGCCCGACCCGCTCGGGTTTGTGGATGGGCCGAGTGTGTATGCGTATGTGAAAGCCCAACCTCTTCAGCTCAAGGACTTTGACGGCAGAAACCCTGGTGCAGGAGCTGGCTTCGCCGGCGGAACCGCGGTTTGTGGACCCGTTTGTGGGACAATCGTCGCGGCTGCGATTATTGCAGCGCCCTACTGCATCAAGAAGCTGAAAAAGTGGATCGACACGTGGCCCCCGCCACCGGACAATTTCAATTGTAAGCCTGGCTTATGTTGCCTAGAAGCCGAAAGCGAGCCGATGGATGGTTGGGGTGGTAAAATGTGCCATTATAGGTGTGGTGCTGATTATCGTCCGGTGACTGAGCGCCAGAGTGGCAAACATGCACCGTGTCGCGAGTGGATATTCGACGAATTTAATCAGGGTCTGCTTGGCGGCCAGTAGCTATAGGAGAGTTGCAACGTTGACCACAAAGGAAATCGTGACGCATGGCGGCCGAAGGCTGCATTTTGAAAGCGAACTATTACGGATAGCAAACCAGTTCTTGCA is a window from the Hyphomicrobiaceae bacterium genome containing:
- a CDS encoding RHS repeat-associated core domain-containing protein, yielding MYFSRPDVCIDKILQEVNARFPGQWFQLEAGWHRHYDPTIGRYTQPDPLGFVDGPSVYAYVKAQPLQLKDFDGRNPGAGAGFAGGTAVCGPVCGTIVAAAIIAAPYCIKKLKKWIDTWPPPPDNFNCKPGLCCLEAESEPMDGWGGKMCHYRCGADYRPVTERQSGKHAPCREWIFDEFNQGLLGGQ